TTATCTAAATATTGACGCCCCATTCACTTCCCAAGAATTAAAAGAGCAGGTTTTAAGTCTGCTTAGCAAGAATAGTCTTTCAAAAGCGGACGCCATGATTCGCCTTCAATGCTGGAGAAAAGGAGGGCGAGGCTATACTCCTTCATCATCTGAAGCTAACTGGATGATTCAGGCTTCAGCACTATCTAAGCATCACAACGCGATTAACCTGATACTTGCAGAAACGCGCTGTATTCCCTCTGTAGCCCTCGAACGTAAATATAAGCTAAGTAATGGCTTGAACTACATTAAGGCTGCTCAGGAGGCTAAGGAGAAGTCTGGAGATGATTCACTAATGCTAACCGTGAATGGGAAGATCAGTGAAACAACTTCAGCCAATATTTTTTGGGTAAAAGGGGATAAGGTTTTTACTCCGTCTGTTGAATGTGATCTGCTTCCGGGAGTAACCCGATCTATTGTTATTAATGTCATACAGTCGTTAGGAATTCAGATTGAAGAAGGAGTATTTGATTTAGGAGCTATCGAAGAAGCTGAGGCTGTGTTCTGTACTAATTCTTTGAAGGAGATTTCAGAGGTGCAAAGTTTGGATGAACATAGATTTGAAGTTAGCCATCCATTGGTGCAAAAAATTAAAACAGGCTTTAACCGATTTAAGGAACAGGAACTAGAGGCATGAGCCGGTTTAAGTCAATCGATGATGTTTGGGCTTTTCTTGATGCTATTCCCATGTTTCAGAAATCAGGGACTTCGGCTGCCAACTTTTCTTTAGATGCCATTCGGTCTTTTTGTGAAAAATTAGGGAATCCACAGAATAACTTTCCAAGTATTCACGTAGCCGGCACCAATGGAAAAGGCACAACCTGCTACCTCCTTGAAAAGATATATGCTGATGCCGGATTCAAAACAGGTCTTTTTACTTCCCCGCATCTTACCCGGTACAATGAACGTGTTAGAGTTGGCCAAAAAGAAATTTCTGATGCCGAATTGCTGGAATTCTTCCAAGTTGCCGAAGATCTGTTCAATGAAATAAAACTAAGCTACTTTGAAATTAGCACGGTGTTGGCCTTTTGGTTTTTTGCTTATCAGGAAGTTGATATCGCCATTATAGAAACCGGTCTTGGCGGAAGGCTGGATTCCACAAATATCATCAATCCCGAAATATCAGTAATTACCAGTATTGGCTTAGATCATCAGAATGTTCTGGGAGATACGTTGGAAGAGATAGCTCGCGAAAAAGCAGGTATTATTAAAGAGACAAAGCCGGTAGTTATTGGCGATGTTTCAGGGACAGCTTTATCTGAAATCCGGAAAATAGCTCAGCAGAAGAAATCCGAAGTTTTACTTTCCAAAGAGTTAAAGCCTGAATGGGACTTATCAGTTATCACGCTCAAAAAGGAAGAAATAGCATTCAAAACAAAATTCAGGGAAGCGGTAAACAAGTGGAATGTAGCCATAGTTTGGAAAGTGGTACACGAACTACAGGAACGCTTTCCTGTTGAAGAGAAGTCCGTAGTATTTTCTATTGAAAGCTTTGAAGGAGCTCCCGGTAGGTTTGAAAAGATTCACCCCACATATGAGTGGTACTTCAGTGGTTCTCATAATACGCAGGCTTTGGAATCATCGCTGAGCGCTGTGGAGGCTATGAAACCCCGTGCGGAAACAGTTCTGGTGTTTTCTGCAATGAAGGATAAGTTGAGTCCGGAGTTAATGAAATTCTTTGAGGGCTTCAGGCAAACCTATTTTATAGAACAGGAGGGCGAACGAGCTGCAAAATGGGTGGATATTAAGGAACTAATTGATGCTAGATTGTTAACTGAAGAGCGGAAAGAAATTATTTTGAAGGAATTGAAGACAGAGTTAGTAATTTTTATGGGAAGTTTTTACTTTTATCCCATCGTTAAGCGATGGACTACAAACGTATCATAAACACACATCGCCTTTTTATCCTTACCTGATTGAATATCCAGTTTCGTTGTTACAATAAAGCAACACGATATTCGCCCCAAAGTTCAGTAAGAATCATATATATAACAGCCACATTTTATGTCAGATAATGAAACCGCCGGAATCTCGGCCGGGGAGTTAGAATCCTTAGAGGGGAAAAAGCTTCACGAATTACAAACAATAGCGAAATCTGTTGGTATTAAACGGGTTACCGGAGTACGTAAAGTTCAGTTGATCGAAAACATCAGGGAAGCTGCCAAGAATCAAAAATCTTCTTCTGATGACAAATCATCCAGTGAAAAAGATGATCGCCAGACGAATGATTCAGCTGAGAAAGATTCTGAAATGAAAAGCTATGGCGGACAGAACCATATTGTTTCGTACAAGAAGGAGGAGGAAAAGAAAGACGACTCCAAGAAAAAGAAGAAGCATACTCACAGCAACACGCGCCGAAAAGGACATGAGCATAATAAACTGCCTGAGTCGGATGCTACTTCTCTTGAAAAGCGAATCAAAGAACTTGAGCCTGATTTAGGACCTTATTTATTCAATGAGGGGACTCTGGAAATTCTGCCTGACGGGTATGGCTTCCTTCGCTCTGTGAATTATAATTATAAAGCCAGTCCGGACGATATTTATGTATCTCCATCTCAGATAAAGAGATTTCGACTGAAGCAGGGGGATTGTGTAATTGGGGTAATCCGTCCGCCTAAAGTAGGAGAGCGCTATTTTGCACTGCTCAGAATTGAAGGCGTAAATGGCCGTATTCCACACGACATGGATAACCGCCAGGACTTTGAAGAACTACTCCCCATTCACCCGGATGACCGCTACCGCTTAGAGTTTGAGTCCAATAATTACTCTACACGATTCATTGATATGTTCGCTCCCGTAGGGAAAGGGCAGCGTGGGTTGATTGTAGCACAGCCCAAAACAGGTAAAACTACTATTCTTAGAAATATTGCAAACGCAGTAGCCGCCAATCATCCTGAGACCAAGATTTTAATTGTATTGATTGATGAGCGCCCTGAAGAGGTTACCGAGATGGAGCGTTCTGTTAAAGGTGCAGAAGTAGCTGCTTCAACCTTTGATGAAAAGCCTGAAAATCACGTTGGTCTTGCTGAAATCGTTTTTGAAAAAGCAAAACGATTGGTAGAAAGTGGTCATGATGTGTTGTTGCTCATGGATTCTATCACAAGATTGGCACGTGCCTATAACATTACAGCATCCAATAAAGGCCGTACAATGACCGGTGGTGTTGACTCAGAAGCATTGAAAGCACCACGTCAGTTATTCAGTTCTGCCCGTAACATCGAAAACGGTGGTTCACTTACTATTTTGGCAACTGCGTTGATCGACACCGGTTCCCGAATGGATGACGTAATCTTTGAGGAATTCAAGGGTACGGGTAACATGGAAATCTATCTTGACCGACGAATTTCTGATCGCAGACTTTACCCGGCTATCGATATTTTCCGTTCCGGAACACGCCGCGAAGAGCTGCTGGTTTCTGATGCAGAACGAGAAAAAGTGGTTCTGCTTCGCCGATATCTGACGAATATGAGTCCGTTCGAAGCCATGGACTTCCTGCTCGAAAAAATTAAGGGTACGAGGAATAACGAAGAGTTTTTGATTTCTATGAATAAGTAAGCTTAAGACTCTAACTCTTTAGATATTTTTTCATAAAGAGATCTGTTGAATTCAAGCATGCGTTCATATTGTGGATTAAACATTTGAGTAAATGTATATACCCTACTCAGTTTTCCTTTCCATTCAATGTCGTTTACTAATACCTGATGGTCCCTGACATTGAATTCTACTCCACGAAATACACCTAACTTGTCAAGTGAATGCATGAAGTTAAAATATTCTGACTGATACAGTTCAGATACGCTTTTCAAATGTGATCCAAAGGAATCGTAATAATTAATGAGTTGATTTCTTAAATCTTCACTCGTAATCTCTTTTAGCATTCCTGAAGAAGAAAGTGATTCGTAATGGCTATTGGTTAAATTAAAGGTAGTACCACCAAAAAACTCAGAAACTACATACTCCACATTCTCTTTATCAGGATCATCAGATGATAAAACTCCGTTCAATTCCTCAGTTGTGGCTAATTTAAGTGAATCAAAGTAGAGGATTGTTTTCAGCTGATCTTGGTCATATTCCAAATCCGTGAGTATTCCTTTTAAAGTGGCTCGTTCAAGATCTCGAAGTTGACTGTTCTGCCGATAATCCTCCGCTATAAATGAAAGAGTAACTGCTGAGAAGATGAGTACAAATTCTAAAAGTAATTTATAGACTGATTTCTTTTTCATGCTACCGCTTTTTTCCAAGAAAATAATAATTTGCAGGTAATTAATTATAGAAATATTGTGTTACGTTTTAGGTGCAATCAAGTTTCTGGGATGATTATGGGAACGAAAATACCAGGACTCGTTGATTTTCTTGTTTATTAACTGACCGCAATTAAGTAAAATGAACAACTTTCTATTCCAACGGAGTAGGGTCAAATTTGCGCTTTTCTCCCTTTTTCTAGCCGCACTATCTAATACTATTTTCGCCCACTTGTAGAATTTGCTTCTATTACTGTTGGAGGACTATATATTTGGTACTAGAAATCAAACAATCGAAAAGACGTATTTCTGAAAGTTATGGGAATGTTGGTTCTCTACCACATTTCTGTATTTACCTTTTACCTGATTCCAGTCAAGCATGATTTTTGGAGATGGGTTTTCAATCTTTAGCTGAGCTGAAAGAATTAGAGATCACTTCTCAACGTCTCTCAATACAAATTTTTTATCCTCATCCTGCTCTAATTTACCGGCTTTGGCATGAACTGAATGGTAGAAAAGCATGAGTGAATTTTCTTTGAGGGCTTGACGAAGTAACAGTGTTTTAGCCTTTTTGGATTGAATGGGATCAATATCCATTTGCCGCATAGCATAGTGATTCAGGTGGTGTTCTGAAGGAACTAAATCTCCAAGAAAGTAGGCTGTTTCTCCGGAGTCTTGAATTTTCACAATTTGATGTCCCGGCGTATGACCGCCCGTTCGGATAAGTTCGATGCCGGGTACTAATTCAAAATAAGTATCGGTAATCATCACCAGTTTATCTTCAGCGGCGAGCTTATAGAATTCATCTAATTCATATCCTGCTCCAAGGGTATTCTTTTTTTGATCAACCTGCTCGAGTGCGTAATACCATTCTTTCTTCTGAATGAAATAGTTAGCGTAAGGCATAGTTGCCTGAGTTGAAGTAGATTCATCCACAAAAGTAGATCCTGCTGCATGATCAAAGTGTAAGTGACTTAAGACCACATGCGTAATATCAGCTGGAGATAAGCCGAAGATATCCAGATTGGTAAGGAGGTTAGAGGTGTCGTTGTATTTACTTTTATGATCTAAACCCCATCCGAGGCCGGTATCCAGAAGGATATTCTGTTTTCCATTTCGAATTAGAATAGGGTTAATGCCGATTGTGGAAGAGCTTTTATTAAGGCCTTGTTTAACCTGCTTAGCGGTGATGTCAGCTGAATCTATTTTTTGGAAGATGCCATCGTTATAGGCTTCAAAAATCCCTTCGCTTAATTGCTCAATTTCAAACCGACCTACTTTCATAAAAAATCGAATTAATCAAAAATTTAACAGGTTTGTATAAACTAATAAATCTTTGCTTTAGCGCA
The window above is part of the Balneola sp. genome. Proteins encoded here:
- a CDS encoding transcription termination factor Rho → MSDNETAGISAGELESLEGKKLHELQTIAKSVGIKRVTGVRKVQLIENIREAAKNQKSSSDDKSSSEKDDRQTNDSAEKDSEMKSYGGQNHIVSYKKEEEKKDDSKKKKKHTHSNTRRKGHEHNKLPESDATSLEKRIKELEPDLGPYLFNEGTLEILPDGYGFLRSVNYNYKASPDDIYVSPSQIKRFRLKQGDCVIGVIRPPKVGERYFALLRIEGVNGRIPHDMDNRQDFEELLPIHPDDRYRLEFESNNYSTRFIDMFAPVGKGQRGLIVAQPKTGKTTILRNIANAVAANHPETKILIVLIDERPEEVTEMERSVKGAEVAASTFDEKPENHVGLAEIVFEKAKRLVESGHDVLLLMDSITRLARAYNITASNKGRTMTGGVDSEALKAPRQLFSSARNIENGGSLTILATALIDTGSRMDDVIFEEFKGTGNMEIYLDRRISDRRLYPAIDIFRSGTRREELLVSDAEREKVVLLRRYLTNMSPFEAMDFLLEKIKGTRNNEEFLISMNK